From one Nilaparvata lugens isolate BPH chromosome 2, ASM1435652v1, whole genome shotgun sequence genomic stretch:
- the LOC120350120 gene encoding uncharacterized protein LOC120350120, whose protein sequence is MDHKPQARLLSSLYKKMVTSINGNVILYKWTEFLTTDIKILFEQFRPIILEIMLSKSKKFNGNVKWFVSLHVKLRKIVTDVDQLEITPTFHGKSRSIINIHNNVNEFHKQWEEAENIINEKFDKFIQNGSGWVIDEFQRFDLNIVKYSPIHGTGSYVLTPKRIAVKRVILNIRNEDDLCFVWSVLAYFHNNRTHNRVSDLKKLLNLININDLNFPLILEDISKFEKQNPTISINVVGYENEIVYPLLTSENQHREHKITLLLLESNGKKHYTLVRNLFRLCSLNSSESSFIPIPKFITDKKAIVNVKSDDSLSFIWSVLAFFHNKRTNRVGDLKKLLNLININDLNFPLSLEDISKFEKQNPTICINVIAHENHTFYPLLISKNKDRQHKITLLLLSSKDKKYYTLVKNLSRLLSNYTKHGHKVEICPHCFHRFTRKNALQKLNNHIESCSLEKTQRVEMPQKGHEILTFKNFSYTLRVPYIIYADLECLIINGEHIPCGYGYVIVNESGNIHCGPKIVRANSLTESETLIEKFIGELDEYGIILKDKLKQNIPMTINSEENRKFLEETLCCLCNKRLLFDRVRHHSHSNGMYLGAAHNNCNLNAEKVEKIPVVFHNFSGYDSHFIIQALTNYKKKISCIAKTSEKIISITLNDTLRFIDSLNFLNSSLEKLAEINSKFDLLSKHFSSNKADLLKTKQFYPYEYMNSFERFQETKLPTIDKFYSRLTDSQITETEYQHAQNIWKHFNIKNLAEYHDLYLKTDILLLADIFQNFRTSFMRTYNLDPAHFFSLPHYSWFAMLKITGVELELLTDIDMHLFFEKGIRGGISVVPKRYAKANNRYMSNFNINEPETYIIYWDCNNLYAVGMSGNLPHSKFEWMSEREIEEFDPQKITDSSLGYMLEVDLEYPSHLQSTHNCFPLAPLKETPPTGRYEKLITTFTNKEKYVIYSDNLKLYLELGMVLKKVHRGIKFEQSRWMKPFIDMNTQLRTVADNEFDRTLYKLINNSCYGRTLMNVKNHTDFEIVMDEEKLDRIISKPRVKNWFPYNENVTGVCLNKIKVVLNKPIFVGAVILEHSKNVMYDFHYNQIKNIFKDKCEVLMSDTDSFMYVIQTEDIYEDIRKYKHLFDTSNFPKNHPCYNEENKKVIGKFKDENGGRIITEFIGLQAKMYSFIFSNCEEKKVAKGVPKSAQRNQLQFKLYKKCLFEGVEHTIKSVHIVSKLHIVTTENQEKVALRPYDDKRFIRNDCINTLAWGHKDIQNSKRRCDDEHAATKRVRSLSS, encoded by the coding sequence ATGGACCACAAGCCACAAGCCAGATTGCTTTCCTCTCTATATAAAAAAATGGTGACGAGTATTAATGGTAATGTTATCTTATATAAATGGACAGAATTCTTGACTACTGATATTAAGAtactatttgaacaatttagaCCAATTATTCTGGAAATAATGCTTTCAAAATCGAAAAAATTTAATGGAAATGTTAAATGGTTTGTTAGTTTACATGTGAAATTAAGAAAAATTGTAACTGATGTTGATCAATTGGAAATCACACCTACATTTCATGGAAAATCAagatcaattatcaatattcataataatgtcaATGAATTTCATAAGCAATGGGAGGAggctgaaaatataataaatgaaaagtttgataaattcattcaaaatggtAGTGGGTGGGTAATTGATGAGtttcaaagatttgatttgaatatagtGAAATATTCACCCATACATGGAACAGGTTCATATGTCTTGACACCCAAAAGAATAGCAGTTAAAAGAGTCATTTTAAATATCAGGAATGAAGATGATTTATGTTTTGTCTGGTCTGTTCTAgcttattttcataataatagaaCACATAATAGAGTTAgcgacttgaaaaaattattaaatctaattaatatcaatgatctaaatttcccacttattttggaagatatttcaaaattcgAAAAACAAAACCCAACTATATCTATAAATGTTGTtggatatgaaaatgaaattgtcTATCCATTACTTACATCAGAAAATCAACATAGAGAGCATAAAATTACGCTTTTACTTTTAGAATCAAATGGTAAGAAACACTATACTCTGGTGAGGAATTTGTTTAGACTTTGTTCCTTAAATTCAAGCGAATCATCGTTCATTCCTATACCGAAGTTCATAACAGATAAGAAAGCTATAGTGAATGTGAAAAGTGATGATAGTCTTTCATTTATTTGGTCTGTCTTAGCTTTCTTCCATAATAAGAGGACTAATAGAGTTGgagacttgaaaaaattattgaatctaatcaatatcaatgatctaaatttcccacttagtctggaagatatttcaaaattcgAAAAACAAAACCCAACCATATGTATAAATGTTATTGCTCATGAAAATCATACCTTCTATCCATTActtatatcaaaaaataaagatcGGCAGCACAAGAttacactattattattatcaagtaaagataaaaaatattatactctTGTAAAAAATCTATCAAGATTATTGTCCAATTACACTAAACATGGACATAAAGTAGAAATATGTCCACACTGTTTTCATCGATTTACTAGAAAAAATGCCCTACAAAAATTGAACAATCATATTGAATCATGCTCTCTGGAGAAAACTCAGAGAGTAGAAATGCCACAAAAAGGACatgaaattttaacattcaaaaatttctcCTATACACTTAGAGTTCCCTATATCATTTATGCAGACCTTGAGTGTCTAATCATCAATGGAGAACACATTCCTTGTGGATATGGATATGTTATTGTAAATGAAAGTGGAAATATTCACTGTGGTCCTAAAATTGTAAGAGCAAATTCCCTTACAGAATCTGAAACCTTAATTgagaaatttataggtgaattagatgaatatggtattattctgaaagataaattaaaacaaaatatccCCATGACCATTAATTCTGAAGAGAATAGAAAATTCTTAGAGGAAACATTGTGTTGCTTATGTAATAAACGTTTACTGTTTGATAGGGTTAGGCACCACTCACATTCAAATGGGATGTACCTGGGTGCAGCCCACAACAATTGTAATTTAAATgcagaaaaagttgaaaagatACCAGTAgtgtttcataatttttcaggatatgattcacattttataatacaagcattgactaattataagaaaaaaataagctGTATTGCCAAGACTAGTGAGAAAATTATCTCTATAACATTGAATGATACACTAAGATTTATTGATTCTCTCAATTTCTTGAATTCATCTCTTGAGAAATTGGCTGAgatcaattcaaaatttgatcttCTATCAAAACATTTCTCCTCAAATAAAGCAGACctattgaaaacaaaacaattttaccCATACGAATATATGAATAGTTTTGAGCGATTCCAAGAAACGAAATTACCtactattgataaattctacaGTAGACTAACCGACAGTCAAATCACTGAAACAGAATATCAGCATGCACAGAACATTTGGAAGCATTTCAACATAAAAAATCTTGCTGAATACCATGACCTTTACTTAAAAACAGACATTCTTCTATTAGCAgacatttttcagaattttcgAACAAGTTTCATGCGTACCTATAATCTAGACCCAGCTcacttcttctctcttccacaTTATTCTTGGTTTGCTATGTTGAAAATTACAGGAGTAGAGCTCGAACTCTTGACTGATATTGATATGCACCTATTctttgaaaaaggaataagaGGGGGGATAAGTGTCGTTCCTAAGAGATATGCAAAAGCAAACAATAGATATATGagtaatttcaacataaatGAGCCAGAAACATACATAATCTATTGGGATTGTAATAATTTGTATGCCGTGGGTATGTCTGGAAATCTTCcacattcaaaatttgaatggatgagtgaaagagaaatagaagaatTTGATCCTCAAAAAATAACTGATTCAAGTTTAGGGTACATGTTGGAAGTGGACTTGGAATACCCCTCTCACCTTCAAAGCACACACAATTGTTTCCCTCTAGCACCCTTGAAAGAAACACCACCTACTGGTAGATATGAGAAACTAATAACAACATTcacaaacaaagaaaaatatgtaatatattcTGATAATCTAAAACTCTACTTAGAATTGGGTATGGTGTTGAAAAAAGTACACAGAggtataaaatttgaacaaagtAGATGGATGAAACCTTTCATTGATATGAATACACAATTAAGGACAGTAGCAGataatgaatttgatcgaaCCCTTTACAAGTTGATTAATAATAGTTGTTATGGCCGCACTCTCATGAATGTTAAAAACCATACAGACTTTGAAATTGTAATGGATGAAGAGAAACTAGACAGAATCATCTCCAAGCCAAGAGTAAAAAATTGGTTTCCATATAATGAGAATGTTACTGGTGTGtgcttgaataaaattaaagttGTATTGAACAAACCAATTTTTGTTGGTGCTGTAATATTGGAACACAGCAAAAATGTTATGTACGATTTCCATTACAATCAAATCAAGAATATATTCAAAGACAAATGTGAAGTTTTGATGTCTGATACTGATAGTTTTATGTATGTGATACAGACTGAAGATATTTATGAAGATATtaggaaatataaacatttatttgacACATCAAACTTTCCTAAAAATCACCCATGTTATAATGAggagaataaaaaagtaattggTAAATTCAAAGATGAGAATGGTGGCAGAATTATAACTGAATTTATAGGATTACAAGCCAAAATGTACTCATTTATATTCTCTAACTGTGAAGAAAAGAAGGTGGCCAAGGGTGTTCCAAAGAGTGCTCAAAGAAACCAATTACAATTCAAGTTGtacaaaaaatgtttgtttgaagGTGTTGAGCATACAATAAAATCTGTACATATTGTAAGTAAACTACATATTGTCACAACTGAAAACCAGGAGAAGGTTGCTCTTAGGCCCTATGATGATAAAAGATTCATAAGAAATGATTGTATAAATACATTGGCTTGGGGACATAAAGATATTCAGAACAGTAAAAGGAGGTGTGATGATGAGCATGCTGCTACCAAAAGGGTGAGATCACTATCTagctag